In a genomic window of Nocardiopsis mwathae:
- a CDS encoding PQQ-dependent sugar dehydrogenase, with protein sequence MRRVPDNARSRAAQAAVALMLAAACATEAPERPDDTPRPAETPDRGDPPAVLEEPVDVATDLEVPWGIDFLPDGSALVTERDSTRVVRVGPGGEVTEVGTVDAAVPRGEGGLLGLAVHPDFPDEPAVYVYATAADDNRILRMPYAEDTGLGDPEVVLDGIPKAVVHNGGRIAFGPDGLLYAATGDAAEPRTAQDTDSLAGKILRMTPEGRVPDGNPFDNLVYSYGHRNVQGLAWDGEGRMFATEFGADAYDEVNVIEPGGNYGWPEVEGIGGDDRFIEPVVVWTPAEASPSGAAIAGDALWVAALRGERLWRVPLTGDAEDPVGEPEALYVERYGRLRSVAAHPDGEELWVGTSDRDGRGSPAPGDDRILRVPAPG encoded by the coding sequence ATGCGCCGCGTCCCCGACAACGCCCGATCCCGCGCCGCGCAGGCGGCCGTCGCCCTCATGCTGGCCGCGGCGTGCGCGACCGAAGCGCCCGAACGCCCCGACGATACGCCACGACCGGCAGAAACACCGGACAGGGGTGACCCGCCCGCTGTCCTGGAGGAGCCGGTGGACGTCGCCACCGACCTGGAGGTGCCGTGGGGCATCGACTTCCTGCCCGACGGATCGGCGCTGGTCACCGAGCGTGACTCCACTCGGGTCGTCCGGGTCGGGCCCGGCGGTGAGGTGACCGAGGTCGGCACGGTCGACGCGGCGGTGCCGCGCGGCGAGGGCGGGCTGCTCGGGCTGGCGGTCCACCCCGATTTCCCGGACGAGCCCGCCGTCTACGTGTACGCCACCGCCGCCGACGACAACCGGATCCTGCGCATGCCCTATGCCGAGGACACCGGGCTCGGCGATCCCGAGGTCGTCCTCGACGGCATCCCCAAGGCGGTCGTCCACAACGGCGGGCGCATCGCGTTCGGCCCCGACGGGCTACTGTACGCGGCCACCGGCGACGCCGCCGAGCCGCGGACGGCGCAGGACACCGACTCACTGGCCGGCAAGATCCTTCGGATGACCCCCGAGGGGCGGGTTCCCGACGGCAACCCCTTCGACAACCTCGTCTACAGCTACGGCCACCGCAACGTGCAGGGCCTGGCCTGGGACGGCGAGGGGCGGATGTTCGCCACCGAGTTCGGCGCGGACGCCTACGACGAGGTCAACGTCATCGAACCCGGCGGCAACTACGGCTGGCCGGAGGTCGAGGGCATCGGCGGGGACGACCGCTTCATCGAACCGGTCGTGGTGTGGACGCCCGCCGAGGCGTCGCCGAGCGGGGCCGCGATCGCCGGGGACGCGCTGTGGGTGGCCGCCCTGCGCGGCGAGCGGCTGTGGCGGGTCCCGCTGACCGGCGACGCCGAGGACCCCGTCGGCGAACCGGAGGCGCTCTACGTGGAGCGGTACGGTCGCCTGCGCTCGGTGGCGGCGCACCCTGACGGCGAGGAGCTGTGGGTCGGAACCAGCGACCGCGACGGCCGCGGCTCGCCCGCCCCCGGCGACGACCGCATCCTGCGGGTGCCCGCACCCGGCTGA
- a CDS encoding lysophospholipid acyltransferase family protein, producing MAKQRESRVVKVVVASIVRPIMTAITKVDWRGQHHIPREGGVILASNHLSLADPLTIAHYLYVAGRRWPTFTSKDSVFKIPVVGFVARSTGQIGVRRGSTDAVKALQDAEKALVEDGCSVIFYPEGTCTRDPGEWPMTAKTGVARLALTTGVPVVPVAHWGEQHLLRYGTTRLRPFPRKRVQYLAGPPVDLDKYRGEPITASLLRDATADIMRAITALQAEIRGEEPPAIPYDPRAARQERVGEGDVGRVGGTERADAPESTDTTGATDTTDTTGTAEEPGAGGQTSGAENVSAGGGKDDDAPRS from the coding sequence GTGGCAAAGCAACGGGAATCGCGTGTGGTGAAGGTCGTGGTGGCCAGCATCGTCCGCCCGATCATGACGGCCATCACCAAGGTCGACTGGCGCGGGCAGCACCACATCCCGCGCGAGGGCGGTGTGATCCTCGCCTCCAACCACCTCTCCCTGGCCGACCCGCTGACCATCGCGCACTACCTGTACGTGGCCGGGCGCCGGTGGCCGACGTTCACCTCCAAGGACAGCGTCTTCAAGATCCCCGTCGTCGGCTTCGTCGCACGCAGCACCGGGCAGATCGGGGTGAGGCGCGGCAGCACCGACGCCGTCAAGGCGCTGCAGGACGCGGAGAAGGCGCTGGTCGAGGACGGCTGCTCGGTGATCTTCTACCCCGAGGGCACCTGCACCCGCGACCCGGGGGAGTGGCCGATGACCGCCAAGACCGGTGTTGCGCGGCTGGCGCTGACCACCGGCGTCCCGGTCGTCCCCGTCGCCCACTGGGGCGAGCAGCACCTGCTCCGCTACGGCACCACGCGCCTGCGGCCGTTCCCGCGCAAGCGCGTCCAGTACCTCGCGGGCCCGCCCGTGGACCTGGACAAGTACCGGGGCGAGCCGATCACCGCATCCCTGCTGCGGGACGCGACCGCCGACATCATGCGGGCCATCACCGCCCTGCAGGCGGAGATCCGCGGCGAGGAGCCCCCGGCGATCCCGTACGATCCCCGTGCGGCGCGCCAGGAGCGGGTCGGCGAGGGCGACGTCGGGCGGGTCGGCGGTACGGAGCGGGCCGACGCGCCCGAGTCCACCGACACCACCGGTGCCACCGACACCACCGACACCACCGGCACGGCCGAGGAACCGGGCGCGGGCGGGCAGACCTCGGGCGCGGAGAACGTCTCCGCCGGCGGGGGCAAGGACGACGACGCGCCCCGGTCCTGA
- a CDS encoding trans-sulfuration enzyme family protein, giving the protein MSPQGENTRAVGLPTGPVPAERPVRMPVYRSTTYAFDTSQEYADVLDGVRAGYSYARIDNPTSEAFARALAAMEGGGPDAAVRGQAFASGMAAISTTLLALTSAGSHVVAARSIYGNTYSLLDGLLRRFGVDTDFVDITDLDAVRAAVRTQTAVVFTETLSNPTMTVSDIPGLAEVAAEAGAVLVVDSTFASPAVCRPLEHGADLVVHSATKYIGGHSDATGGAVVGRPEPVAAVRAARIDLGPCLAPDEAFLLHRGLETLPLRMARQCATAAEFAAAVAGHPAVARVDYPGLPGHQGHELAGALFDAGRYGAVVTVTPRGGRAAGMVFADGLRVASIAASLGGTHTLAGHVGSTTHRQLSDEALEAAGIGPAAVRFSIGVEEPADLIEDALAALDRCTSDG; this is encoded by the coding sequence ATGTCGCCGCAGGGAGAGAACACCCGTGCCGTGGGCCTGCCGACGGGGCCGGTGCCCGCGGAGCGGCCGGTGCGGATGCCCGTGTACCGCAGCACGACCTACGCCTTCGACACGTCACAGGAGTACGCGGACGTTCTCGACGGTGTCCGGGCGGGCTACTCCTATGCCCGGATCGACAACCCGACGAGCGAGGCGTTCGCCCGCGCACTGGCCGCCATGGAGGGCGGCGGGCCGGACGCCGCGGTGCGCGGTCAGGCGTTCGCCTCCGGGATGGCGGCGATCAGCACCACGCTGCTCGCGCTGACCTCGGCCGGGTCGCACGTGGTCGCCGCCCGGTCGATCTACGGCAACACCTACTCGCTGCTGGACGGGCTGCTGCGGCGCTTCGGGGTGGACACCGACTTCGTCGACATCACCGACCTGGACGCCGTCCGCGCCGCGGTGCGGACGCAGACCGCGGTGGTCTTCACCGAGACGCTGTCCAACCCGACCATGACCGTGTCCGACATCCCCGGGCTCGCCGAGGTCGCGGCGGAGGCCGGGGCGGTGCTCGTGGTGGACTCGACGTTCGCCTCCCCGGCGGTGTGCCGCCCGCTGGAGCACGGCGCCGACCTCGTGGTCCACTCGGCGACCAAGTACATCGGCGGGCACAGCGACGCCACGGGCGGCGCGGTGGTGGGCCGACCCGAACCGGTGGCGGCGGTCCGCGCGGCCCGCATCGACCTGGGGCCGTGCCTGGCGCCCGACGAGGCGTTCCTGCTGCACCGGGGGCTGGAGACGCTGCCGCTGCGGATGGCCCGGCAGTGCGCCACCGCGGCGGAGTTCGCGGCGGCCGTGGCCGGGCATCCGGCGGTCGCGCGCGTGGACTACCCCGGGCTACCTGGTCACCAGGGGCACGAGCTCGCCGGGGCGCTGTTCGACGCCGGCCGCTACGGCGCCGTCGTCACCGTCACACCGCGGGGCGGCCGGGCAGCGGGCATGGTGTTCGCGGACGGGCTGCGGGTGGCGAGCATCGCCGCGTCGCTGGGTGGTACACACACGCTGGCAGGTCACGTAGGATCCACGACGCACCGGCAGTTGAGCGACGAAGCGCTGGAGGCCGCGGGGATCGGACCGGCGGCCGTCCGGTTCTCCATCGGCGTCGAGGAGCCGGCCGATCTCATCGAGGACGCGCTGGCGGCCCTGGACCGGTGCACGTCCGACGGATAA
- a CDS encoding D-alanine--D-alanine ligase family protein yields the protein MTEQRKIRVAVVFGGRSSEHEISCATAGSVLSVIDTDRYEIVPIGITRGGNWVLTSGDSERLAIRDGRLPSIGEEAGAALALPFDSAAELMVVEPDQVPRRLGEVDVVLPLLHGPYGEDGTIQGLFEMMGARYAGAGVFASAASMDKIFMKAMLAGNGIRTGAYVPVTDREWQRERKRVLDDIAELGGTLFVKPARAGSSVGISKVADAADTDAVIAAIEAAREHDPKVIVEAAIVGREIECGVLESLDGGLPDVSVPAEIHVADGFDFYDFEAKYLSTSSLGIPADLPEQVTADIRALAARTFEVMGCEGLARVDFFYGDDGEIYVNEVNTLPGFTPSSAFPRMWEASGVDYPALVDRLIQTALNRRQGLR from the coding sequence ATGACCGAGCAGCGAAAGATTCGGGTCGCCGTGGTTTTCGGCGGGCGCAGTTCCGAGCACGAGATCTCCTGTGCCACGGCGGGCAGTGTGCTCTCCGTCATCGACACCGACCGCTACGAGATCGTGCCCATCGGGATCACCCGCGGCGGCAACTGGGTGCTGACCTCGGGTGACAGCGAACGCCTGGCCATCCGCGACGGCCGGCTGCCGAGCATCGGGGAGGAAGCGGGCGCCGCCCTCGCACTGCCCTTCGACAGCGCCGCCGAGCTGATGGTCGTCGAGCCCGACCAGGTGCCCCGCCGCCTCGGCGAGGTCGACGTCGTCCTGCCGCTGCTGCACGGTCCCTACGGCGAGGACGGCACCATCCAGGGGTTGTTCGAGATGATGGGCGCCCGCTACGCGGGCGCCGGGGTGTTCGCGAGCGCCGCCTCCATGGACAAGATCTTCATGAAGGCGATGCTCGCCGGGAACGGGATCCGCACCGGCGCCTACGTGCCGGTCACCGACCGCGAGTGGCAGCGCGAGCGCAAGCGCGTCCTGGACGACATCGCCGAGCTCGGCGGCACCCTGTTCGTCAAGCCGGCCCGTGCCGGGAGCAGCGTCGGCATCAGCAAGGTGGCCGACGCCGCCGACACCGACGCGGTCATCGCCGCGATCGAGGCGGCGCGCGAGCACGACCCGAAGGTCATCGTCGAGGCCGCCATCGTGGGCCGCGAGATCGAGTGCGGGGTGCTGGAGTCGCTGGACGGCGGACTGCCCGACGTCTCGGTACCCGCCGAGATCCACGTCGCCGACGGCTTCGACTTCTACGACTTCGAGGCCAAGTACCTGTCCACCAGCAGCCTGGGCATCCCCGCCGACCTGCCCGAGCAGGTCACCGCCGACATCCGGGCGCTGGCCGCGCGCACGTTCGAGGTCATGGGCTGCGAGGGGCTGGCCCGGGTCGACTTCTTCTACGGCGACGACGGCGAGATCTACGTCAACGAGGTCAACACCCTGCCGGGCTTCACCCCGAGTTCCGCCTTCCCGCGGATGTGGGAGGCCAGCGGCGTGGACTACCCCGCCCTGGTCGACCGGCTGATCCAGACCGCGCTCAACCGCCGTCAGGGCCTGCGCTAG
- the leuC gene encoding 3-isopropylmalate dehydratase large subunit, translating to MARTMAEKVWEEHVVRRAEGEPDLLYIDLHLVHEVTSPQAFEGLRLAGRRVRRPDLTIATEDHNVPTENILGPIADKVSRTQIETLRRNAAEFGVRLFPMGDIDQGIVHVVGPQLGLTQPGMTVVCGDSHTSTHGAFGALAFGIGTSQVEHVLATQTLPMTPFKTMAVTVDGTLKPGVTAKDIILAVIAKIGTGGGQGYVIEYRGEAIRALSMEARMTVCNMSIEAGARAGMIAPDETTFDYIKGRPHAPQGARWDAAVEHWKSLRTDEDAVFDHEVVLDADELSPFVTWGTNPGQGAPLDAAVPVPAEIADPTERAAAEKALAYMDLAPGTPLREVAVDTVFLGSCTNGRIEDLRAAAEVIKGRKVADGVRMLVVPGSMRVKEQANAEGLGEVFTGAGAEWREAGCSMCLGMNPDQLKPGERSASTSNRNFEGRQGKGGRTHLVSPLVAAATAVRGTLSSPADL from the coding sequence ATGGCTCGCACGATGGCCGAGAAGGTCTGGGAGGAGCACGTCGTCCGACGTGCCGAGGGTGAACCCGATCTGCTCTACATCGACCTGCACCTCGTGCACGAGGTCACCAGCCCGCAGGCCTTCGAGGGGCTCCGGCTGGCCGGCCGCCGCGTGCGCCGCCCGGACCTCACCATCGCCACGGAGGACCACAACGTCCCCACCGAGAACATCCTCGGCCCGATCGCCGACAAGGTCTCGCGCACCCAGATCGAGACGCTGCGCCGCAACGCCGCGGAGTTCGGCGTGCGCCTGTTCCCCATGGGCGACATCGACCAGGGCATCGTGCACGTCGTGGGCCCGCAGCTGGGCCTGACCCAGCCGGGCATGACCGTCGTCTGCGGCGACAGCCACACCAGCACACACGGGGCGTTCGGCGCGCTGGCGTTCGGCATCGGCACCAGTCAGGTCGAGCACGTGCTCGCGACCCAGACGCTGCCGATGACCCCGTTCAAGACCATGGCGGTCACGGTCGACGGCACACTGAAGCCGGGGGTCACCGCCAAGGACATCATCCTCGCCGTCATCGCCAAGATCGGCACCGGCGGCGGCCAGGGCTACGTCATCGAGTACCGGGGCGAGGCCATCCGCGCCCTGTCGATGGAGGCCCGGATGACCGTCTGCAACATGTCGATCGAGGCGGGCGCCCGCGCCGGGATGATCGCACCGGACGAGACCACGTTCGACTACATCAAGGGCCGCCCGCACGCCCCGCAGGGCGCGCGGTGGGACGCCGCAGTCGAGCACTGGAAGAGCCTGCGCACCGATGAGGACGCCGTGTTCGACCATGAGGTGGTGCTCGACGCCGACGAGCTCAGTCCCTTCGTGACGTGGGGGACCAACCCGGGCCAGGGCGCGCCGCTGGACGCGGCCGTCCCGGTCCCCGCGGAGATCGCGGATCCCACCGAGCGCGCCGCCGCCGAGAAGGCGCTGGCCTACATGGACCTCGCCCCCGGCACCCCGCTGCGCGAGGTCGCCGTGGACACCGTCTTCCTCGGCTCCTGCACCAACGGCCGCATCGAGGACCTGCGCGCCGCGGCAGAGGTCATCAAGGGCCGCAAGGTCGCCGACGGCGTCCGGATGCTGGTGGTGCCCGGCTCCATGCGGGTCAAGGAGCAGGCCAACGCCGAGGGCTTGGGAGAGGTCTTCACCGGGGCCGGGGCCGAGTGGCGCGAGGCCGGCTGCTCGATGTGCCTGGGCATGAACCCCGACCAGCTCAAGCCGGGTGAACGCAGCGCGTCGACGTCCAACCGGAACTTCGAGGGCCGCCAGGGCAAGGGCGGGCGCACCCACCTGGTGTCGCCGCTGGTCGCCGCGGCGACCGCGGTGCGCGGCACCCTGTCCTCCCCGGCCGACCTGTAG
- a CDS encoding HU family DNA-binding protein: protein MNKRDLIDAVSKEMGGDKKTAGEAVNAVLETIQKTVAKGDKVAITGFGVFEKADRAARTARNPATGATINVPASKVPKFRAGQDFKDRVNKGK from the coding sequence ATGAACAAGCGTGACCTGATCGACGCCGTCTCCAAGGAGATGGGGGGAGACAAGAAGACCGCCGGCGAGGCCGTGAACGCCGTGCTGGAGACCATCCAGAAGACCGTCGCCAAGGGTGACAAGGTCGCCATCACCGGGTTCGGTGTGTTCGAGAAGGCCGACCGAGCGGCCCGCACCGCCCGCAACCCCGCGACCGGGGCGACCATCAACGTCCCCGCGAGCAAGGTTCCGAAGTTCCGCGCCGGACAGGACTTCAAGGACCGGGTCAACAAGGGCAAGTGA
- the leuD gene encoding 3-isopropylmalate dehydratase small subunit has protein sequence MEKFTVHTGRAVPLRASNVDTDQIIPAVYLKRVSRTGFEDGLFAAWRANDPEFVLNKPEYAQGTVLIAGPDFGTGSSREHAVWALQDHGFKAVLAPRFADIFRGNSLKGGLLTVVLDQEVIERLWELVEADPATAVTVDLVEREVRAPGITVPFEIDDYTRWRLLEGLDDIALTLRRTDAIDDYEKRRKPWLPVTV, from the coding sequence ATGGAGAAGTTCACCGTCCACACCGGCCGCGCCGTGCCGCTGCGTGCCAGCAACGTGGACACCGACCAGATCATCCCGGCCGTCTACCTCAAGCGGGTCAGCCGGACCGGTTTCGAGGACGGCCTGTTCGCCGCCTGGCGGGCGAACGACCCCGAGTTCGTGCTGAACAAGCCGGAGTACGCCCAGGGCACCGTGCTGATCGCCGGCCCCGACTTCGGCACCGGGTCCTCGCGCGAGCACGCGGTGTGGGCGCTGCAGGACCACGGCTTCAAGGCCGTGCTTGCGCCGCGCTTCGCCGACATCTTCCGCGGCAACTCGCTCAAGGGCGGGCTGCTCACCGTCGTGCTGGACCAGGAGGTCATCGAGCGGCTGTGGGAGCTGGTCGAGGCCGACCCCGCCACCGCGGTCACGGTCGACCTGGTGGAGCGGGAGGTGCGCGCGCCGGGCATCACCGTGCCGTTCGAGATCGACGACTACACCCGCTGGCGGCTGCTGGAGGGGCTGGACGACATCGCGCTGACCCTGCGGCGGACCGACGCGATCGACGACTACGAGAAGCGGCGCAAGCCATGGCTGCCGGTGACGGTCTAG
- a CDS encoding IclR family transcriptional regulator, with protein sequence MSVLDALESGPASLAQLVQITGLARPTAHRLAVALERHRMVTRDSQGRFILGPRLGELSISTGEDRLLAVATPVLTRLRDLTGESAQLYRRQGDVRVCVAASERTSGLRDTVPVGSELPMNAGSAAQILLAWEDGERIRRHLRGARFTSATLSQVRRRRWAQSVAEREQGVASVSAPITGPGGRVIAAVSISGPIERLGRSPGRLHAQAVTSAAEKINEALHTNETHTQ encoded by the coding sequence ATGTCCGTACTCGACGCGCTGGAGTCCGGCCCGGCTTCGCTCGCCCAGCTCGTGCAGATCACCGGGCTGGCCCGGCCCACCGCGCACCGCCTGGCGGTCGCGCTGGAGCGCCACCGCATGGTCACCCGCGACAGCCAGGGGCGGTTCATCCTCGGCCCGCGCCTGGGCGAGCTGTCCATCTCCACCGGCGAGGACCGGCTGCTGGCCGTGGCCACCCCGGTGCTGACGCGGCTGCGCGACCTGACCGGTGAGAGCGCCCAGCTCTACCGCCGCCAGGGCGACGTGCGGGTGTGCGTGGCCGCGTCGGAGCGCACCAGCGGGCTGCGCGACACCGTCCCGGTCGGCAGCGAACTCCCGATGAACGCGGGCTCGGCCGCGCAGATCCTGCTGGCCTGGGAGGACGGCGAGCGCATCCGCCGCCACCTGCGCGGCGCGCGGTTCACCTCGGCCACGCTGTCCCAGGTCCGGCGGCGCCGCTGGGCCCAGAGCGTCGCCGAGCGCGAGCAGGGCGTCGCCTCGGTGTCCGCCCCGATCACCGGCCCCGGCGGCCGGGTGATCGCGGCCGTCTCGATATCCGGACCGATCGAGCGCCTGGGCCGCTCCCCCGGCCGCCTGCACGCCCAGGCCGTGACCTCGGCCGCGGAGAAGATCAACGAGGCCCTGCACACCAACGAGACGCACACCCAGTAG
- a CDS encoding NAD(P)H-dependent glycerol-3-phosphate dehydrogenase yields the protein MKVAVMGSGSWGTAFANVVADAGVAEVEMWGRRADVVDAIRQRSENPDYFPGVGLNPELTATTEAAKALHGAEFVVIAVPSQSLRENLAAWREHIPADAVIVSLMKGVELGTSLRMSQVIAEALEWPAERIAVVTGPNLAREIAGRQPATAVVACPHEPTAVRLQGVCNAPYFRPYTATDLVGAELGGAVKNVIALAVGVADGMGFGDNAKASLITRGLAETVRLAVALGADEHTLSGLAGLGDLVATCSSPLSRNRTFGAKLGSGMTVEEAVAATRQTAEAVKSSESILALGRANGVEMPITEAVVGMIDHDLSPAEALQAFMSRSTKPERYGV from the coding sequence ATGAAGGTCGCCGTCATGGGCTCCGGCTCATGGGGTACGGCGTTCGCCAATGTGGTCGCGGACGCCGGTGTCGCCGAGGTCGAGATGTGGGGTCGGCGCGCCGATGTGGTCGACGCGATCCGGCAGCGCTCCGAGAACCCCGACTACTTCCCGGGGGTCGGGCTGAACCCGGAGCTGACGGCGACGACCGAGGCGGCCAAGGCCCTGCACGGCGCCGAGTTCGTCGTCATCGCCGTGCCGTCGCAGTCGCTGCGGGAGAACCTCGCGGCCTGGCGTGAGCACATCCCGGCCGACGCCGTCATCGTCAGCCTGATGAAGGGCGTCGAGCTCGGCACGTCGCTGCGGATGAGCCAGGTCATCGCCGAGGCACTGGAGTGGCCCGCCGAGCGCATCGCCGTCGTGACCGGCCCCAACCTGGCCCGGGAGATCGCCGGGCGCCAGCCCGCGACGGCCGTGGTCGCCTGCCCGCACGAGCCGACCGCGGTCCGGCTGCAGGGCGTGTGCAACGCCCCCTACTTCCGGCCCTACACCGCCACCGACCTGGTCGGGGCGGAGCTGGGCGGCGCGGTGAAGAACGTCATCGCGCTGGCCGTCGGCGTCGCCGACGGCATGGGGTTCGGCGACAACGCCAAGGCGTCGCTCATCACCCGCGGCCTGGCGGAGACGGTGCGGCTGGCGGTGGCGCTGGGCGCCGACGAGCACACACTGTCCGGTCTGGCCGGGCTCGGCGACCTCGTGGCCACGTGCAGCTCGCCGCTGTCGCGCAACCGCACCTTCGGCGCGAAGCTCGGCTCCGGGATGACCGTGGAGGAGGCCGTGGCGGCGACCCGGCAGACCGCCGAGGCGGTGAAGTCCTCGGAGTCGATCCTGGCGCTGGGGCGGGCCAACGGTGTGGAGATGCCGATCACCGAGGCCGTGGTCGGGATGATCGACCACGACCTGAGCCCGGCGGAGGCGCTGCAGGCGTTCATGTCGCGCAGCACCAAGCCGGAGAGATACGGGGTCTGA
- a CDS encoding SCO5555 family protein, giving the protein MAAGDGLGPASPGGEAGSDADPALSPEFYLDLAERLREAHRRAHALPDGVRIPVIRRLLTVTEAVKRDPLRASRRLDRMLQELPPQVDDPPTR; this is encoded by the coding sequence ATGGCTGCCGGTGACGGTCTAGGGCCCGCGAGCCCCGGAGGCGAGGCCGGATCCGACGCGGATCCGGCCCTGTCGCCGGAATTTTACCTTGATTTGGCGGAGCGCCTCCGCGAGGCCCACCGCCGTGCCCACGCTCTCCCCGACGGCGTCCGGATTCCGGTAATTCGCAGGCTTTTGACGGTCACGGAGGCCGTCAAAAGGGACCCTCTGCGGGCCTCCAGGCGGCTCGATCGGATGCTCCAGGAGCTTCCCCCGCAGGTCGACGACCCCCCGACACGCTGA
- a CDS encoding EI24 domain-containing protein: protein MSQSIRDVFSGVGILFRGFGMVVRRPRLFLMGAIPPLITSVLFLIALITLLVNIDDIVTWMTPFAEGWAAGWAATLRVAVGIAVVAGAVLVMVVAFTGFTLALGFPLYDRIAEEVEYELGHAPAEVEEPLAGAIARAARQSAVLVAVSAAVAVPLFFAGFVPVVGQTLIPVLSALFGGWMLGIELVGAAFDRRGLRRLGDRRRAMGRRRSLVLGFAVPSYLLLAIPFVAVAVFPAATAGGTILARELLPASAGPDGG, encoded by the coding sequence GTGAGCCAATCCATCCGTGACGTGTTCTCCGGTGTCGGCATCCTGTTCCGCGGTTTCGGGATGGTGGTGCGGCGGCCCAGACTGTTCCTCATGGGGGCGATCCCGCCCCTGATCACCTCGGTGCTGTTCCTCATCGCGCTGATCACCCTGCTGGTGAACATCGACGACATCGTCACCTGGATGACGCCGTTCGCCGAGGGGTGGGCGGCCGGGTGGGCCGCCACGCTGCGGGTCGCGGTGGGGATCGCCGTGGTGGCCGGGGCCGTGCTCGTCATGGTGGTGGCGTTCACCGGGTTCACGCTGGCCCTGGGGTTCCCGCTGTACGACAGGATCGCCGAGGAGGTCGAGTACGAGCTCGGCCACGCCCCGGCCGAGGTGGAGGAGCCGTTGGCGGGGGCGATCGCGCGGGCGGCCCGTCAGTCGGCGGTGCTGGTCGCGGTGTCGGCGGCGGTGGCGGTGCCGCTCTTCTTCGCCGGTTTCGTCCCGGTGGTCGGGCAGACGCTGATCCCGGTGCTCTCGGCGCTCTTCGGCGGGTGGATGCTGGGCATCGAGCTGGTCGGTGCGGCCTTCGACCGGCGCGGGCTGCGCCGGCTGGGCGACCGCCGCCGGGCCATGGGGCGGCGGCGGTCGTTGGTGCTGGGCTTCGCCGTGCCCTCCTACCTGCTGCTGGCGATCCCGTTCGTGGCGGTCGCGGTGTTCCCCGCCGCGACCGCCGGCGGCACGATCCTCGCCCGCGAGCTGCTGCCCGCTAGCGCAGGCCCTGACGGCGGTTGA
- the cofC gene encoding 2-phospho-L-lactate guanylyltransferase, which translates to MSTSRGGARHRWSLLVPVKHLAGAKTRLARFAGAHRSDLALAIACDTVMAAVDCPAVASVFAVTDDPRAADALGGLGAHVVAGEPGTGLNPALVHGAAEALRRRPGRGLCALSADLPALRPAELDLVLGDAAAHERAFLADAPGVGTTLYTAAPGAAFTPAFEGASRRRHHDGGAAELVRADVPSVRRDVDTPEDLHGAVALGVGPHTAKLLGLLGLPDVP; encoded by the coding sequence TTGAGCACGAGCAGAGGCGGGGCGCGGCACCGCTGGTCCCTCCTCGTCCCGGTGAAGCACCTGGCGGGCGCGAAGACGCGGCTCGCCCGGTTCGCCGGTGCGCACCGGAGCGACCTCGCGCTCGCGATCGCATGCGACACCGTCATGGCGGCCGTCGACTGCCCCGCGGTCGCGTCGGTGTTCGCCGTGACCGACGACCCCCGCGCCGCCGACGCCCTGGGCGGCCTGGGCGCGCACGTCGTCGCGGGTGAACCCGGCACCGGGCTGAACCCGGCGCTGGTGCACGGCGCCGCGGAGGCCCTACGGCGGCGGCCGGGGCGGGGTCTGTGCGCGCTGTCGGCGGACCTTCCGGCGCTGCGCCCGGCCGAGCTCGACCTGGTGCTGGGCGACGCGGCCGCCCACGAGCGCGCGTTCCTCGCCGACGCACCCGGCGTCGGCACCACGCTCTACACGGCGGCGCCCGGTGCCGCCTTCACACCCGCCTTCGAGGGCGCGTCACGGCGCCGCCACCACGACGGCGGCGCCGCCGAGCTGGTGCGCGCCGACGTGCCCAGCGTGCGCCGGGACGTCGACACCCCCGAGGACCTGCACGGCGCCGTGGCACTGGGGGTGGGCCCGCACACCGCGAAGCTGCTGGGTCTGCTGGGCCTGCCGGACGTGCCCTAG